A single region of the Fimbriimonadaceae bacterium genome encodes:
- a CDS encoding LexA family transcriptional regulator, whose translation MSTHGEMIKAARKAKGWTQHELADKLGITRERLAQYEVNRSKPPLPVWEQMQTVMQMSGIEDSARNFEIINVGQEIPVARTGHRMVPIYGAITAGQPSYSIADAIDYIEMPEWGASFERWGRVITGESMAPEFEEGDIAIFENRRYEIGHGVHAFHDGEDSFKVVRQIDGKFELWPINSEYQPIDADGWKVKGVCIRRIRHQERGIVDTREYPYGFMWRFR comes from the coding sequence ATGTCAACACATGGCGAAATGATCAAAGCAGCCCGGAAGGCCAAGGGGTGGACTCAGCACGAACTTGCCGATAAACTCGGCATTACTCGAGAGCGGCTAGCCCAATACGAAGTCAATCGATCAAAACCGCCTTTGCCGGTCTGGGAGCAGATGCAGACGGTCATGCAAATGTCAGGGATTGAAGACTCCGCTCGTAACTTCGAAATCATCAATGTGGGGCAAGAAATTCCCGTCGCCCGAACGGGTCACCGCATGGTCCCGATCTACGGGGCTATCACCGCTGGCCAACCCTCCTATAGCATCGCCGATGCCATTGATTATATTGAAATGCCCGAATGGGGAGCCTCATTCGAACGGTGGGGACGAGTCATCACCGGCGAAAGCATGGCTCCAGAATTCGAGGAAGGAGACATCGCCATCTTCGAAAATCGGAGGTACGAAATTGGTCACGGCGTCCACGCCTTCCACGATGGAGAAGACTCCTTCAAGGTCGTCCGTCAAATCGATGGCAAATTCGAACTATGGCCGATAAACTCCGAATACCAACCTATAGATGCCGATGGCTGGAAGGTCAAGGGTGTTTGCATCCGGCGTATAAGGCACCAAGAACGTGGCATTGTCGATACACGTGAATATCCATATGGTTTTATGTGGCGTTTTCGATAA
- the rplA gene encoding 50S ribosomal protein L1 produces MRKNPRSPRYVEVAKQYSDDSLHDVISALDLVQKSANAKFVESVDLAVRLGIDPRKSDQNVRGLTSLPHGTGKNKKIAVLAKGDYAKEAEAAGADHVGDDDLIAKIQGGFRDFDVVLATEDMAPSIGKIGKMLGPKTPNKRNGTVTNQIGQAVKEIKAATRVEYRVDKAGIVHLGIGKVNYSASQLQENFKAALDAIVKAKPATAKGRYIVSVTLSSTMGPAIKVDPTAASKFTL; encoded by the coding sequence ATACGAAAAAATCCGCGTTCACCGCGGTACGTCGAAGTTGCCAAACAGTATTCTGACGACAGTCTCCACGACGTTATCTCCGCTCTCGACCTCGTTCAAAAGTCAGCAAACGCAAAGTTTGTTGAAAGCGTCGATTTAGCCGTACGACTCGGTATTGACCCCCGAAAAAGCGACCAAAACGTCCGAGGTCTTACGAGCTTGCCGCACGGAACAGGCAAGAACAAGAAGATCGCCGTCCTCGCCAAAGGGGACTATGCCAAAGAAGCAGAGGCCGCCGGTGCAGACCATGTCGGCGACGATGACCTGATCGCAAAGATCCAAGGTGGCTTCCGAGACTTTGATGTCGTACTCGCCACGGAAGATATGGCGCCAAGCATTGGAAAGATCGGAAAGATGCTCGGACCCAAAACACCAAACAAACGAAACGGGACAGTCACAAACCAGATCGGTCAGGCTGTAAAAGAGATCAAAGCCGCCACCCGCGTCGAATACAGGGTCGACAAAGCCGGAATTGTGCACCTCGGCATTGGCAAAGTGAACTACTCTGCGAGTCAGCTTCAGGAGAACTTCAAGGCTGCCCTCGACGCCATCGTTAAGGCAAAGCCCGCAACCGCTAAAGGCCGCTACATCGTGAGCGTCACCCTCAGCTCAACCATGGGACCGGCGATCAAGGTAGACCCCACCGCTGCGTCCAAGTTCACGCTCTAA
- a CDS encoding galactose mutarotase — protein MAVHVSNSTFGELPDGRAVTKYHIENSAGTRVAVMDYGAAIIEISTLDNKGALADIILGFDTLEPYYATRHPYFGSTVGRVAGRIANATFELGGKQHKVTANTPPHHLHGGEEGFDRKLWRSDRLEDGVAFTLVSPDGDQGYPGTVSVYASYRLVEDNTLRLDYEATTDAPTLLNLTNHTYFNLKGTGNGTVLNHELLVESETYAGVTPEILPTGQLLPVEGTPLDFRTPTTIGERIARIGGTPAGFDHAFALDRQSTGIPKLACVVHEPTTGRVLEAWTTDICLQFYTGNFLDGTIIGKAGKSYSQHAGLCLECQHFPGSPNRPEFPPVTLLPDQTYRQTTLYKFGTR, from the coding sequence ATGGCTGTCCACGTCTCCAATTCAACCTTCGGCGAACTGCCCGACGGTCGGGCAGTAACCAAGTACCACATTGAGAACTCTGCAGGCACCAGAGTCGCCGTAATGGATTACGGTGCTGCCATCATCGAAATCTCAACTCTTGACAACAAAGGAGCCCTCGCCGACATCATCCTCGGCTTTGATACTCTTGAGCCCTATTACGCCACTCGACATCCCTACTTTGGTAGCACCGTCGGTCGGGTAGCAGGCAGAATCGCGAATGCCACATTTGAACTTGGTGGGAAGCAGCACAAAGTCACTGCAAACACCCCTCCCCATCATCTTCACGGTGGCGAAGAGGGCTTCGACCGTAAGCTCTGGAGAAGTGACCGTCTCGAAGATGGAGTCGCATTCACCCTTGTCAGCCCAGATGGCGACCAGGGATATCCGGGAACTGTCTCCGTATATGCATCATATCGCCTTGTTGAAGACAACACGCTCAGGCTTGACTACGAAGCGACCACAGACGCGCCAACCCTCCTGAATCTCACAAACCACACATATTTCAACCTCAAGGGTACTGGCAACGGAACGGTGCTCAACCACGAACTGCTTGTCGAAAGCGAAACATACGCTGGGGTGACACCCGAAATCCTCCCTACCGGTCAATTGCTCCCCGTCGAAGGCACGCCCCTCGATTTTCGCACCCCCACAACCATCGGCGAACGAATCGCGAGAATAGGTGGCACACCTGCAGGATTTGATCACGCATTCGCTCTTGATCGTCAGTCAACCGGTATTCCCAAACTTGCATGCGTGGTCCATGAGCCCACCACCGGACGCGTACTCGAAGCTTGGACAACCGACATATGCCTTCAGTTCTACACCGGCAACTTCCTAGACGGGACCATCATAGGTAAAGCGGGAAAGTCGTACTCCCAACACGCAGGCCTTTGCCTAGAATGCCAACACTTTCCTGGCTCCCCAAACCGTCCCGAATTCCCGCCGGTTACCCTCCTGCCAGACCAAACCTATCGCCAAACAACGCTTTACAAATTCGGCACACGATAA
- a CDS encoding DinB family protein gives MSEIHSSKIDLPTHDGRFTPREVVAHLADWEPILRARMQQTKDQPGSTIVPYDEGQRALDMDYAQKDWRVEIDRYIALRAETKKWLETLTAEDWNLTAVHAERGPQSLADQANLLLGHDLYHIEQLADVIEREIVGTW, from the coding sequence ATGAGCGAAATTCACTCCTCAAAGATTGACCTGCCAACGCATGACGGAAGATTTACTCCCCGTGAAGTTGTGGCTCACCTTGCCGACTGGGAGCCCATCCTCCGAGCGCGTATGCAGCAGACGAAAGACCAGCCCGGATCGACCATCGTCCCCTACGATGAAGGACAACGTGCATTAGACATGGACTACGCACAAAAAGATTGGCGAGTCGAGATTGATCGCTACATTGCCCTTCGCGCCGAAACGAAAAAGTGGCTCGAAACACTCACAGCTGAGGATTGGAACCTGACGGCGGTGCATGCCGAGCGCGGGCCACAAAGCCTCGCCGATCAAGCTAATCTCTTACTAGGTCACGACCTCTATCACATCGAACAGCTCGCCGACGTAATTGAGCGTGAAATCGTCGGAACTTGGTAG
- a CDS encoding cysteine dioxygenase family protein, whose amino-acid sequence MAATTPNSKLNEMIALLDDAVAEAQCSTLCHRVKDALEQIVACGEDFIPAELLKPHPESYARRLVHNDPEGRYTILAMVWGKGQGTKLHDHAGKWCVECVYRGRIRVVSYDLVREDGDMLHFAPQQEIYAGVGEAGALIPPYEYHTIENTEQEPTVTIHVYSGELTWCNVFEPAGENTFRRVRKELCYTE is encoded by the coding sequence ATGGCAGCGACTACTCCAAACTCGAAGCTCAACGAAATGATCGCGCTCCTCGACGATGCCGTCGCCGAAGCGCAGTGCTCCACTCTATGCCACCGAGTTAAAGACGCACTAGAGCAGATCGTGGCTTGTGGCGAAGATTTCATCCCTGCCGAACTCCTCAAGCCCCACCCTGAGTCATACGCTCGACGACTCGTGCACAACGACCCAGAGGGGCGCTACACCATCCTTGCGATGGTATGGGGTAAGGGCCAAGGGACCAAGCTCCACGATCACGCTGGCAAGTGGTGCGTCGAATGCGTCTATCGAGGACGGATTCGAGTCGTCTCTTACGACCTCGTCCGCGAGGATGGAGACATGCTGCACTTTGCGCCACAACAAGAGATTTACGCTGGCGTCGGCGAAGCTGGAGCCCTGATCCCACCTTACGAGTACCACACGATCGAAAATACAGAACAAGAGCCGACCGTGACGATCCATGTCTACAGCGGCGAATTAACTTGGTGCAACGTGTTTGAACCTGCTGGCGAAAACACATTCCGACGAGTTCGAAAGGAACTCTGCTACACCGAGTGA
- a CDS encoding putative sulfate exporter family transporter: MKTYWPYAVFTLAIAYAVSPWASAGIALAAGIAIALCFGNPLAKASGKLSKTLLQASVVFLGFKFDLMPVLQVGAQGFIFALITILATFGLGWLIGKWLKVPQEIGILVSSGTAICGGSAIAAVSSTLSSKDEDVAVSIGTVFLLNAIALFIFPPLGHLLALDGHAFGIWSGIAIHDISSVAGSAAAYGQNALEIAMPVKLSRALWIAPMAIAIGYIWSRSRSDQEGQSGGFKFPWFILMFVAASGLRSLVPALQSYTKPVELIAVAGFTLTLFLIGGGISREALKKVGWRPLAMGIALWAFISLTTLACLNFLAQ; encoded by the coding sequence GTGAAGACATACTGGCCCTACGCGGTCTTCACCCTAGCTATCGCTTACGCAGTAAGTCCATGGGCATCTGCAGGCATCGCCTTGGCGGCTGGAATCGCCATAGCGCTTTGTTTCGGCAACCCGCTGGCAAAAGCCTCGGGCAAGCTGTCTAAGACTCTCCTACAGGCAAGCGTCGTCTTTCTGGGTTTCAAATTCGACCTCATGCCCGTCCTCCAGGTCGGCGCTCAAGGCTTTATATTCGCACTCATCACCATCCTCGCGACATTCGGGTTGGGCTGGCTTATTGGGAAGTGGCTCAAAGTCCCCCAAGAGATCGGAATCCTAGTCTCTTCCGGCACAGCAATCTGCGGAGGCTCAGCAATCGCCGCCGTAAGCTCAACGCTCTCATCAAAAGATGAGGATGTCGCAGTATCTATCGGAACGGTCTTCCTCCTAAACGCAATCGCCCTGTTCATCTTCCCTCCCCTCGGACATCTCCTTGCACTGGATGGGCATGCGTTCGGCATCTGGTCGGGCATCGCAATCCATGACATCTCAAGTGTTGCTGGATCAGCCGCCGCCTACGGTCAGAATGCACTTGAGATCGCAATGCCCGTTAAACTCAGCCGCGCCCTATGGATAGCGCCGATGGCAATCGCCATCGGATACATCTGGTCACGAAGCCGATCAGATCAAGAAGGGCAATCGGGTGGATTCAAATTCCCCTGGTTTATTCTGATGTTTGTTGCTGCATCGGGCCTGCGCTCACTCGTGCCCGCATTGCAGAGCTACACGAAGCCGGTAGAACTCATCGCTGTCGCCGGATTTACGCTAACGTTGTTCTTAATCGGCGGAGGCATCTCCCGTGAAGCCTTAAAGAAAGTCGGCTGGCGGCCACTTGCGATGGGCATCGCGCTCTGGGCATTCATCAGCCTAACGACTCTCGCATGTCTCAACTTCCTAGCGCAATGA
- a CDS encoding trypsin-like peptidase domain-containing protein yields MNAVPKGNNSIWLFSALAIVIGGVSIASIMDRSSASQPVSKVERKMPVSAASSTSTADIGSLQALDDAFTSVVDYASPAVVNIRSTNTRGASPEGDFVGSMGGTGSGVVFRPDGYILTNDHVVGGFNDVAVTLNDGREFKGKVVSASDSDLAIVKIEATDLPTVKFADSNTVRPGQLAIAIGSPFGLENSVTIGHISALSRQSQIPDTRLGQLRVYPDMIQTDASINMGNSGGPLFNIHGEVIGINTAIVSQTGGSEGIGFAIPSNRARIVAESLIENGKVVRGFLGIGPENIKEFRKKELGISQGAYVAELPNDGPAAVAGIKVGDVVTRIGDMTITNESDLRNAMYKFAPNEIVKVEAFRAGQKKVYDVKAGSPPSAQSLRQQPSRTPRSNVTPPNIRDLFKDIPEIQDWSMPNKDQDSDRVPPVREGKVTLGVTVDSVTATLRKQFSIPDEVEGAVVTSVQPNSVADRLQMKPGDVILSLAGKTIKSGSDLAEAMKGIRWGDMKRIAFQRYSDSSSIRQERDITFR; encoded by the coding sequence ATGAACGCTGTACCTAAAGGCAACAATTCCATTTGGCTGTTTTCTGCACTCGCAATTGTGATCGGCGGCGTGTCCATCGCGTCGATAATGGATCGGTCTTCGGCATCGCAACCTGTATCGAAGGTCGAAAGGAAGATGCCTGTTTCTGCAGCCAGTTCGACCTCGACGGCTGACATTGGCAGTCTGCAGGCACTCGATGACGCTTTTACCAGCGTTGTGGACTATGCTTCGCCTGCCGTTGTCAACATTCGGTCTACAAACACGCGAGGAGCAAGCCCTGAAGGCGACTTTGTTGGCTCGATGGGTGGAACAGGATCGGGTGTCGTATTCCGTCCTGACGGATATATTCTTACCAACGATCACGTGGTTGGCGGATTTAATGATGTTGCGGTTACTCTCAACGACGGTCGTGAGTTTAAGGGCAAAGTCGTTAGCGCTTCGGACAGCGATCTGGCCATCGTGAAGATTGAAGCGACTGATTTGCCGACGGTTAAGTTTGCAGACAGCAATACAGTGCGACCTGGTCAGCTCGCTATTGCAATTGGGTCTCCGTTCGGCTTAGAGAATTCGGTTACGATCGGACACATCAGCGCATTGAGCCGACAAAGCCAGATACCCGATACACGGCTTGGACAACTGCGCGTTTATCCGGATATGATCCAGACCGATGCATCCATTAACATGGGTAACTCGGGCGGTCCTTTGTTTAACATTCATGGCGAAGTGATCGGTATTAATACAGCGATTGTGAGTCAGACCGGGGGCAGTGAAGGGATCGGGTTTGCGATTCCGAGCAATCGGGCACGGATCGTGGCGGAGTCGTTGATTGAGAACGGAAAGGTCGTTCGCGGTTTCTTGGGAATTGGGCCGGAGAACATCAAGGAGTTTCGCAAGAAGGAGCTTGGAATAAGCCAAGGCGCTTATGTTGCGGAGCTGCCCAACGACGGACCGGCAGCAGTTGCAGGGATCAAGGTCGGGGACGTTGTGACTCGAATTGGCGACATGACGATTACGAACGAATCTGATCTGCGCAATGCGATGTATAAGTTTGCTCCGAACGAGATTGTGAAGGTCGAAGCGTTTCGGGCGGGTCAGAAGAAGGTGTATGACGTGAAGGCAGGAAGCCCGCCGTCTGCGCAGAGTCTTCGACAGCAACCCAGTCGAACACCGAGGTCCAATGTGACTCCTCCGAATATCCGCGATCTGTTTAAGGATATTCCTGAGATTCAGGATTGGTCCATGCCTAACAAGGATCAGGACTCTGATCGGGTTCCTCCCGTTCGCGAAGGTAAGGTCACTCTTGGTGTTACCGTTGACTCGGTTACGGCAACGCTTCGCAAGCAGTTCTCTATTCCTGATGAAGTTGAGGGAGCAGTTGTGACTTCTGTTCAGCCTAACTCGGTCGCGGATCGTCTGCAAATGAAGCCCGGCGATGTGATTTTGTCGCTTGCTGGCAAGACGATTAAGTCGGGTTCAGATTTGGCTGAGGCGATGAAGGGCATTCGTTGGGGCGATATGAAGCGGATTGCATTCCAGCGGTACAGCGATTCGAGCTCAATCCGCCAAGAACGCGATATTACGTTTAGGTAG
- a CDS encoding zf-HC2 domain-containing protein, which produces MNCDRVQSMLFSFIDGELSGHELRVVREHVSRCPHCALELDEIRSIKTIIAEMPACEPSSDFEDRLVMSVLGPEPVEARRRGTLRWSAGLAACALFGAFATMGMIQHQRSQEVERQQEAIRLEVQRDQAMSAGMDPLSGRVGVVTANYAER; this is translated from the coding sequence ATGAACTGTGACCGCGTACAGTCCATGCTGTTTAGTTTTATTGACGGTGAGCTGAGTGGACATGAGCTTCGCGTAGTTCGCGAGCATGTGTCTCGTTGTCCGCATTGTGCGCTTGAACTCGATGAGATTCGAAGCATCAAGACGATCATTGCGGAGATGCCTGCCTGCGAGCCAAGCTCCGACTTTGAGGATCGCTTGGTCATGTCTGTTCTCGGCCCCGAGCCAGTGGAAGCACGTCGGCGTGGGACTCTGAGATGGAGTGCCGGTTTGGCGGCTTGTGCGCTGTTTGGCGCGTTTGCCACGATGGGCATGATCCAGCATCAGCGTTCTCAAGAGGTTGAGCGTCAGCAAGAAGCTATCCGTCTCGAAGTCCAGCGCGATCAGGCGATGAGCGCGGGTATGGACCCGCTCAGTGGCCGCGTTGGGGTGGTCACGGCTAACTATGCCGAACGTTAA
- a CDS encoding sigma-70 family RNA polymerase sigma factor — protein MISNVIRPETATIEQRREMFEGLMRSTYRQAYSFACRLTNNTSEAEDLVQETYVRAFRFFHRYDDGLPFMNWLYRIMGNAHIDMVRRRGKMKTSSIDQPSITGQAFIEIADDGPAPDRVMLDDTMSEQVQWGLQEMNPEFRTAVLLADVEGLAYEEIAEVMNTSVGTVRSRIHRGRRQLKKYLTVRWPKLYGGMDNEL, from the coding sequence ATGATTTCTAATGTAATCCGACCAGAAACCGCGACGATTGAGCAACGTCGAGAGATGTTTGAGGGGTTGATGCGTTCAACTTACCGTCAGGCATACAGTTTTGCTTGTCGTTTGACGAACAATACGTCTGAGGCTGAAGACCTCGTTCAAGAGACTTATGTTCGTGCTTTTCGATTTTTCCATCGCTACGATGACGGTTTGCCCTTTATGAACTGGCTTTACCGGATCATGGGCAATGCACACATTGATATGGTGCGTCGTCGTGGCAAGATGAAGACCTCAAGTATTGACCAGCCGAGCATCACGGGGCAGGCCTTTATTGAGATTGCAGACGATGGTCCGGCTCCGGATCGCGTGATGCTTGACGATACGATGTCGGAGCAAGTGCAGTGGGGATTGCAGGAGATGAACCCAGAGTTCCGAACTGCAGTCTTACTTGCGGATGTGGAAGGTTTGGCCTACGAGGAGATTGCCGAAGTTATGAACACGTCGGTGGGTACTGTTCGTTCGCGCATTCATCGTGGACGTCGGCAACTGAAGAAGTATTTGACTGTTCGGTGGCCGAAGCTCTATGGAGGTATGGACAATGAACTGTGA
- a CDS encoding AAA family ATPase, with the protein MSSTLINSSDSKLAELTGLEMAKRVVRKVWASDSPVHAVLFHGASGTGKTSISNILAQAWMCREPGESGACGKCRSCEAFERENSIDFFRIVPEGASNWIRVSAIRRASIVDPPMSVQEFLRTLPIVGARKVILIENADRIYHDAFNSLLKMLEEPPAYGRFVLTTSQLSLVPTTIRSRCICVQTDFMGDELGEGASLWDRFCIAAPGEVADIRAQEPTYRRLIEFTEALPNLPLGAELRAAEELRSIAEEYAAKTDQPMRFSQAKVLEGFARSLQLMDAAPESVIATLEAHRRIIGNANAGIVFDALLLEIAVGLGRSS; encoded by the coding sequence TTGTCCTCGACGTTGATCAATTCGAGCGATTCTAAGCTGGCTGAACTCACTGGGCTTGAGATGGCCAAGCGCGTTGTGCGCAAGGTCTGGGCCTCGGATTCGCCCGTTCATGCTGTGCTTTTTCACGGTGCGTCAGGTACTGGAAAGACCTCGATTTCTAACATTCTGGCTCAGGCTTGGATGTGTCGAGAACCTGGAGAATCGGGTGCGTGTGGCAAGTGTCGGTCTTGTGAAGCCTTTGAGCGGGAGAACTCGATCGATTTCTTTCGGATAGTGCCGGAGGGTGCTTCGAATTGGATACGAGTGAGCGCGATTCGTCGTGCTTCGATTGTCGATCCGCCCATGTCGGTTCAGGAGTTCTTGAGGACGCTCCCAATTGTTGGCGCTCGGAAGGTGATTTTGATTGAGAATGCGGATCGGATTTATCACGATGCATTCAACTCGCTTTTGAAAATGCTGGAAGAGCCACCTGCTTACGGCCGGTTTGTCCTGACGACCTCACAGCTGAGTCTCGTTCCGACGACGATACGATCAAGGTGTATTTGCGTTCAAACAGACTTCATGGGGGATGAGCTTGGGGAGGGCGCTTCATTGTGGGATCGTTTTTGCATTGCAGCGCCTGGGGAAGTGGCAGATATCCGTGCGCAGGAGCCGACTTATCGACGACTGATCGAATTTACGGAGGCCTTGCCGAACTTGCCGTTGGGCGCAGAGCTTCGCGCGGCGGAGGAGTTACGATCAATCGCGGAGGAGTATGCAGCGAAAACGGACCAGCCTATGCGGTTTTCTCAGGCAAAGGTGCTTGAGGGGTTTGCGCGATCTTTGCAGTTGATGGATGCTGCTCCAGAGTCGGTGATTGCGACTTTAGAGGCTCATCGCAGAATAATCGGCAATGCGAATGCTGGAATTGTTTTCGATGCTTTACTGTTAGAGATTGCGGTAGGTTTGGGTCGAAGCTCCTAG
- a CDS encoding cyclic-di-AMP receptor: protein MKLVIAIVHNRDKGKVMDDLIHEGFKFTVIGSTGGFLREGSTTFLIGLPEADVANVLKIVRHRCMSREQLVNVMPLEAAPAGAFLGDPVKVPVGGGVAFVLDVDQFERF from the coding sequence GTGAAGCTGGTTATCGCTATCGTCCACAATCGGGATAAGGGCAAGGTCATGGATGACTTGATCCATGAGGGGTTCAAGTTCACCGTGATCGGCTCTACGGGCGGTTTTTTGCGCGAGGGCAGCACCACTTTTTTGATTGGCTTGCCTGAAGCGGACGTTGCCAACGTTCTCAAGATAGTCAGGCATCGGTGCATGTCGCGTGAACAGCTTGTGAACGTCATGCCGCTTGAGGCGGCACCGGCGGGTGCGTTTTTGGGTGACCCGGTTAAAGTGCCGGTTGGTGGTGGAGTAGCCTTTGTCCTCGACGTTGATCAATTCGAGCGATTCTAA
- a CDS encoding prepilin-type N-terminal cleavage/methylation domain-containing protein produces the protein MERIVQVRRAFTLIELLVVIAIIAILAAIMFPVFIKAKAAVFKLKGANQVKQMGMMSSLYSADYDEVLFPYRVTGRYGPDCIGDACINPDYQRDYKTHGTAAQAWYGGHARNAMFFHQFIAPYGEYDKLFRSPGQPRTWVGADKENVSSDVPEYRSYGGQNSYAVNWYLFTSPIATTYSGGGIPTAAIADPSDTFLYMDASYYNVLPRDPRPLAGNYYETWYVCTGNYPEYWKNIGNSSLFRPSGVKPTDEEAILNGRKRYDGQIVISRVDLSVKSFEYMSVLTSLRDKGAESQWDPYKQGTLDCP, from the coding sequence GTGGAGAGGATAGTTCAAGTTAGGAGAGCGTTTACCTTAATCGAACTGCTTGTGGTGATTGCAATCATTGCCATCTTAGCGGCGATTATGTTCCCCGTTTTTATCAAGGCCAAGGCCGCAGTGTTTAAGCTCAAGGGCGCAAACCAGGTTAAGCAGATGGGGATGATGAGTTCGCTTTATTCGGCGGACTACGATGAAGTTTTGTTTCCGTATCGTGTCACTGGGAGATACGGCCCAGATTGCATTGGCGATGCCTGTATCAATCCCGACTACCAGCGCGATTACAAAACACACGGGACTGCGGCTCAAGCGTGGTACGGCGGGCATGCGCGCAATGCGATGTTTTTCCACCAATTTATTGCGCCTTATGGTGAGTACGACAAGCTGTTCCGTTCGCCAGGACAACCGAGAACATGGGTTGGCGCTGACAAGGAGAACGTTTCGAGCGATGTCCCTGAATACCGCAGCTATGGTGGACAGAACTCCTATGCAGTGAACTGGTATCTGTTCACCTCTCCGATTGCGACGACTTATTCTGGTGGTGGAATTCCTACGGCAGCGATTGCCGATCCGTCGGATACGTTCTTGTATATGGATGCTTCGTACTACAACGTGCTCCCACGGGACCCGCGTCCTCTTGCTGGGAATTACTATGAGACGTGGTATGTGTGCACCGGAAACTACCCAGAGTATTGGAAGAACATTGGGAATTCATCTTTGTTTCGACCAAGTGGCGTCAAGCCGACTGACGAGGAGGCCATCCTCAACGGGCGAAAGCGTTATGATGGGCAGATCGTTATTTCTCGGGTTGACCTGAGCGTCAAGAGTTTTGAATATATGTCTGTCCTGACAAGCCTTCGAGACAAAGGCGCGGAGAGCCAGTGGGATCCGTATAAGCAGGGCACTTTGGATTGTCCTTAG